The Negativicoccus succinicivorans genome contains the following window.
CGCATGATTCATATTATTTGTGACACCACCGCATGCTTAAGTGATGAATTTGTAGCTAGTCATGGCAATCTGCATATGATCCCCCTGTATATTTCACTTGGGGGCGGTGAAACTGTGAATGACAACAGTATCAGTACGAAAGAAGTTTTTGAAAGCTATGAAGCTACAAAAATTCAGCCGTTGACCAGTCAGCCGTCGATTGGCGAATGGATGCAAATTTTTAATTCGATTCCTGAAAAGGATTCGATCATCATTATCACGATTAGCAAGATCGTCAGCGGTACCGTACAGACGGCCCGGGTCGCAGCGAAGCAATCGAAGCGGAAACATATTGCAGTGATCGATTCGCATTCCACTAACGGCGGTATGCAGATTTTGGTCGAAGAAGCATTGACTATGATTGAAGATGGCAAAGACTTCGATACTATTGTGGCACAACTGCACGAAAATATTGCCAATTCGATTACAATGTTTATGCCCACTGACTTAAAATATTTGCAACGTGGCGGTCGTATCGGCAAAGTCGCAAGTTTAGTCGGTTCGATTTTACAAATCCGTCCAATTCTTTACCTCGAGTCGGATGCAATTGGTATACTTGACAAAGTACGCACGACAAAAAGGGCGATGCAAAAAATGAAAGAAAAAGCGATGTCTCGTCCTATAAAACGTCTTCACGTCGCCACTATTTTAGCGGATGAACTGGGACGCCAATTCCAGAGAGAATTGGAAAGCGAACTTCCGGATGTCACTATTACTCATTCGGAAGGATCGCCGGTCCTAGGGGCACACTTGGGACCGCAAGTGGTCAGTTTAATGTTGGAATGGGAACATGAAGACGGTACCGAGGAGGACACGCATGTACAGTGAAATTGACGGCACACATTATAAACAAATGCTGATTGGCGCT
Protein-coding sequences here:
- a CDS encoding DegV family protein yields the protein MIHIICDTTACLSDEFVASHGNLHMIPLYISLGGGETVNDNSISTKEVFESYEATKIQPLTSQPSIGEWMQIFNSIPEKDSIIIITISKIVSGTVQTARVAAKQSKRKHIAVIDSHSTNGGMQILVEEALTMIEDGKDFDTIVAQLHENIANSITMFMPTDLKYLQRGGRIGKVASLVGSILQIRPILYLESDAIGILDKVRTTKRAMQKMKEKAMSRPIKRLHVATILADELGRQFQRELESELPDVTITHSEGSPVLGAHLGPQVVSLMLEWEHEDGTEEDTHVQ